Sequence from the Calidithermus timidus DSM 17022 genome:
AACTCTACGTTGCGCTTGCTCGGCACGTATCCTCCTGACTACGGCTCCTTCTGAAGCCACAGGCAGACTCACTATTTGGGAATGGGGAGTTCCCAGCCTATAAACCGCGATGTACGCTTCCCCGTCAGCGCCTCGGCGAGATATTTAAGGTCTCCTTCCGCCTAGCAGGCGGCGACCCCTCGCTGTCTTGGGCCACCCCATGGGTGCCAAGGTGGAAGTATAGCCAGCCGCAGGGGGAAAGGCAAGAGGGGGTAGAAGCCGTCAGCGCAAAGCTCGTGGTTGCCCCACCCCAACCCTCCCACCCCCTTTGCCAAGGGGGTGAAGAAAAAGCGTCCTGCGTGCGGCGTAAGACGTTTTGGCTATCGACTATCGACTCAGCCGCCCCAGCAAGCTCTTCGGCATCTTGCAGATCATGGTGTAGGCCGGGTCGAAGACGTTGCCCAGCTCGTAGCGTACGCACTGGCCCATCAAAAGCGAGGCATGCTGGGGCTCCATGCCATAGCCAGCCTCGAGCCAGCGCAGCATCTCGCTGGTGGCGTGCTGCACGCACTGGTCGAGGGGGCGGGCGTTACCGACGGTGAAGATGAATTCCCCGTTCTCGCCCCGTGGCCAGAAGATGCGCTGGCCTTTGACGAGCTCGAGCGAGAACTGCACGTCCATGGAGATCTCGATACCGGTTCCGGCGATCTCCCCGTCGCCCTGCAGGGCGTGGCCGTCGCCCAGGAAGAACAAAGCGCCTGGCTCGAACACGGGGAAGTAGACGGTCACGCCCGCACGAAAGCCCCGGTAATCCATGTTGCCGCCGTGGGGGCCGGAGGTGGCGGTGGAGATGGCCTGGCCACCCTCGGGGGCCACGCCGAAGCAACCGAGCATGGGGTCGAGCTCGAGCTCGAAGCCGTCCAGCGGGCTGCCGGGATGGTCGAGCCGGGCAACCCCGGCCTCGGCGTCCACGGCCCAGTTCCAGCGGGCGCTGAAGTCGCCCGAGCGGGCCAGCTCGGGCACCTGCTCGGGCTCGAGCACGTTGGGCGCCAGCAGCACCCCGGACCAGCCGCGGCGACGGTTGGGGGTCAGGCGCTCGAGGCGCACCACCAGGGTATCGCCGGGCTCGGCCCCCTCGACGAAGAAGGGGCCGGTCATGGGGTTGCCAGGGGGCGTCACCCGCCGGTCGTGCCGGTCGAAGCCACGGGCGTCCACGCAGGTGGTGATCACGGTGTCGCCGGGGGCAACCCTCATAACGGGGGCGTGGGGGCCGAGGGTGGTGTGGTAGTGGGTGGGCTGGAAACGGTGGGTTGCCATGGGATCCAGCATATCGGCTGGTGATCCAGGGCTCTGAGTGCCCGGGTCCGACCCGGTAGCATGGCGGCATGTCCTCTGTAGTAAAACCCCAGGTTACCCCTAGGTGGATCGGCAAAGCGGTCAAGCGGCTCGAGGACGGCAAGTTCATCACCGGCAAGGGGACGTACCTCGACGACCTCACCCCCTCCGGCACCCTGCACCTGGCGCTGGTGCGCAGCCTCTACGCCCACGCCCGGATCGTGGGGATCGATGCCCGTGAGGCGCTGGAGGTACCCGGCGTGCTGGCGGTTTACACCGCCGCCGACCTGCCCGAGCTCTACGCCCCCGGCTCGGGCGGGCGCGACGCCAAGGTGGTGCAGCACCCCGTGCTGGCCAAGGACTACGTGCGCTACATGGGCCAGCCGGTGGCGGCGGTGGTGGCGACCTCGAGAAGCGCTGCCCAGGACGCACTGCAAAAGATCTACGTAGACTACGAAGCCCTGGATGCGGTGTCTGATCCTCTGCAGGCCATGCGGGATGAAACGCTGGTGCATCCTGGGCTGGGCACCAACCACGCCCTCAAGCGCAGGACCAGCGCCGGAGACGTGACTGAAGCCTTCGCCAAGGCCCATCGCATCGTGGGGGCGCGGATGATACAGCAGCGGGTAGCGCCCACCTCGATGGAGCCGCGCGGCGTGCTGGCGTCTTGGGACGGGATTCGCGAGTCGCTCACCATCTGGTCGAGCACCCAGATGCCCCACGACCTCAGAAGCGCCATAGCCGAGGCGCTGGGCCTGGCCGAGAACCAGGTACGGGCCGTGACCCCGGACGTAGGCGGGGCTTTCGGGGCCAAGATCAACGTCTATCCGGAGGAAGTCCTGGCGGCCCACCTCGCGCGCACCCTGGGCAGGCCGGTTAAATGGGTGGAGAGCCGCAGCGAGAGCTTCGTGGCGACCATCCACGGGCGGGCCCAGGTGGCCGATCTGGAAATGGCCCTCGATGCGGAGGGCAAAATCCTGGGCCTACGGGGCCGGGTGGTGGCCGATTTGGGGGCCTACATCCTCGAGACCACCCTGGGCAATGCACCGGGCACCATCCTGATGCTGCAAGGCCCTTACGAGATCCCGGCCATCGACCTCGAGCTCGTCTCGGTCTACACCCACGCCACCCCCACCGGGGCCTACCGGGGCGCCGGACGGCCCGAGGCCACCTACTACCTCGAGCGTCTGATGGACATGGCCGCCCGCGAGCTGAAGCTCGATCCCGCCGAAATCCGGCTCAGGAACCTGATCAAAGGGCCTTTCCCCTACAAGACCCTCACCGGGGCCAAGTACGACAGCGGGGCCTACCCCGAGACCCTGCAAAAGCTGCTCGAGCTCGCCGATTACCCCGCCTTGCGGGCCGAGCAGGCCAGGGCGCGGGCCGAGGGCCGCCTGCTGGGCATCGGGCTCACCACCTACGTGGAGATCACCGGCTATGGCTGGGACACCGGGGGGGTGCGCATCAACCCCGATGGCAGCGCCGTGGTTTTCACGGGCACCTCACCCCACGGCCAGGGTGCGGGGACCGGCTTCGCCCAGATCGTGGCCGAGCGGCTGGGCATCCCCCTCGAGCGCATAAGCATCGTCCAGGGGGACACCCTGGCCATCCCCTTCGGCCAGGGCACCGCCGGAAGCCGCACGATGTCGGTGGGGGGATCGGCCATCCTGAATGCGGCGGAGAAGGTACGGGCAAAGGTGATCAGGATCGCCGCCCACCTGCTCGAGGCCGCCCCTGAGGACATCGTCCTCACCGAGGAAGGTTGGGGGGTGCAGGGTACCGACCGGGTGGTGAGCCTCGAGCAGATCGCGCAGGCCGCCTACAACCCGCGCAAGCTGCCCCCGGATTTGGAGCCGGGGCTCGAGGGCCAGGCCACCTTCAACCTCAAGGAGGCCAACTACCCCTTCGGCGCTCACCTGGCCCTGGTCGAGATCGAGCGCGAGACCGGTCAGGTGCGGGTGCTGCGCTACGTGGCCCTCGACGACGTGGGGGTGGTGATCAACCCCCTGCTGGTCGCGGGGCAGCAGCAGGGCGGGGTGGCGCAGGGTCTGGGGCAGGCCCTCTACGAGGGCATCAGCTACGACGAGCTCGGGTACAACCGCAGCACCAGCTTCCTCGAGTACAACCTCCCCCGCGCCGACCAGGTGGTGTGGGTAGAGGCTCACCGGGGCAACACCCGCTCCCCCACCAACCCCCTGGGGGCCAAGGGCATCGGCGAGGCGGGCACCATCGGGGCCACCCCCACGGTGGTCAATGCGGTGATGGATGCGCTAGGCCTCAAGCACCTCGACATGCCGCTGACCCCCGAGAAGGTCTGGCGGGCCCTGCGGCAGGGGTAGACTGTCAGCCATGACAACCCAAGCCGAGCTGGTTGCGCTGGACCAAAGCGACCCCCTGGCCCGCAAGCGCGAGGAATTCGCCCTTCCTGAGGGCCTGATCTACCTCGACGGCAACTCGCTGGGAGCCTTGCCCAAAGCAGTGGTGGAACATCTCGAGCACGTGGTGAGGGAGCAGTGGGGCCGCGACCTGATTACAAGTTGGAACAAGCACGGCTGGATCGACCTCCCAGCCAGGGTAGGGGCCAAAATTGCCCGCCTGATCGGGGCTGAACCCGAGGAGGTCATCGCTGCCGACTCCACCAGCGTCAACCTCTTCAAGGTGCTGTTGGCCGCGCTCAAGTTGCGCCCCGAGCGCCGGGTGATCGTCTCCGACATCGACAACTTCCCCACCGACCTCTACATCGCGCAGGGGGTAAAGCAGCTCCTGGGCGAGAGCTACGAGTTGCGGCTGGTGAAGAAAGACCGGCTCGAGGTCGCCCTCGACGAGCACACGGCGGTGCTGATGCTCACCGAGGTGGACTACCGCAGCGGCTGGCGCTACGACATGGCCGCCCTCACCCGCCTGGCGCAGGCCAAGGGGGCCCTGGTGATCTGGGATCTGGCCCACAGCGCAGGGGCCTTCCCGGTGCGCCTCAACGCCTGCAACGCCGACTTCGCGGTGGGCTGCGGCTACAAGTACCTGGGCGGCGGCCCCGGAGCCCCGGCTTTCCTCTATGTGGCCCGGCGGCACCAGGACTCGGCGCTTCCCTTCCTCACCGGCTGGCTGGGGCACCGCGCGCCGTTCGACTTCGACCCCTTCTACACCCCCGCCGAGGGCGTCCACCGCATGAAGGTAGGCACCCCACCCGTGCTCAGCCTCTCGGCCCTGGACAAAGCCCTCGACGTCTTCGCCGACGTAGACATGGAGGAGGTGCGGCGCAAGTCGCTGCGCCTGAGCGATTTGTTCATCGAGCGGATGGAGCCCTTGTGTCAGCGCTACGGCTTCGAGCTCATCACCCCGCTCGAGCACGAGCGCCGGGGCAGCCAGGTGGCCTACGCCCACCCCGAGGGCTACGCCATCATGCAGGCCCTGATCGCCGAAGGCGTGATCGGGGACTTCCGTGCGCCCAACATCCTGCGCTTCGGCTTCACCCCGCTCTACCTGCGCTACGCGGAGGTGGCGGAGGCGGTGGAGCGGCTCGAGCGGGTGATGAGCCGGGAGCTGTGGAAAGCCGAGCGTTTCCGTGAGCGGGCCAAAGTCACCTGACCTCCGAGGTTCAAGCATGAACAAACCCAATCCTGCCGAAGGCGCCTACACCGACTTCAAGAACAACCTCTCCTATGGCGATTACCTGGCCCTCGACGAGATCCTGGCGGCCCAGCGCCCCCTCACCCCCGCCCACGACGAGGTGCTGTTCATCGTCATCCACCAGGTCTCGGAGTTGTGGATGAAGCTCATCATCCACGAGCTCGAGGGCGCGATGAAGCTCCTGAAGCAGGGGATCATCGATCCCTCGCTCAAGATGCTCACCCGGGTCTGCCGGGCCCAGGAGCAGATGACCAGCGCCTGGGAAGTGCTCAAGACCATGACCCCCAGCGATTACCTCGAGTTCCGCTCCTCTTTCGGGCAGGCCTCGGGCTTTCAGTCCTACCAGTACCGCCTCATCGAGTTCCTGCTGGGCAACCGCAACCCCTTCATGATGCGGCCCCACGAGCACCGGCTCGACCAGCACGCGCTGCTGCAAAACGCCCTGAACTCCCCCAGCCTCTACGACCTGTCCTTGCGCATCCTGGCCCAACGGGGCTTCGCAATTCCTACCGAGGTGCTGGAGCGCGACTTCACCAAACCCTACGAGCCCAACCCGGCGGTGCTTCAAGCCTGGCTCAGCGTCTACCGCAACACCCTCGAGCACTGGGACCTCTACTACTTGGCCGAAAAGCTCATCGACGTAGAGGACAACTTCCGCCGCTGGCGCTTCAACCACCTCACCACCGTCGAGCGCATGATCGGCCACAAGCGCGGCAGCGGGGGCACCTCGGGCGTGGGGTACTTGAAGAAGGCGCTCGAGGTCGTGCTCTTCCCCGAGCTGTGGCAGGTGCGAACAGAACTATAGCCGCGTTCGTACTTTTGGAATCCGGTGTCAGTAGTCTTCGAGGATCAACACCGCCGCGTAGCCGTCGGAGTCGGGCATCTTGGCAGCGGTGAGGCTGATCTCCACCACGCCGCCATCGGAGGTGAACTCGTGTTCGACCTTCGTGGTGTCGGGGTCGCTCTCCTTGAAGATGGCCTTACCGTTTTCGTAGGCCATCTCCACGTCCACGTCCTGCATCACCTCTTCGTCCGCGACGACGATGATCTTGTAGTCGGTGTTCTTGCGGGTCTCGAAGGAGTAGGTGAAGCTGTCTCCCTCCTCGGAGAAGAGGAAGCCCACGGTCTGCACCAGCGTCAGGCCAGAATTGTCGTCTTCCAGGGCTTTGCGGGCGATGTCAAAGATATTCGCAGCCGTGTGGGTCGCGATCACCCAGCCACCCAACACCATCACCAATGCCAGGCTCAGTATCCGAAGTGTACGCATAAGTCTACCTCCAGGGCTCACTCAGCAGACCCGGAATTCACCAGCACCCACCATGCCTCATATCCGAGTTGCTCACGCATAATACTCCACCCGCCGCACCCTGCCAGATCAAACCCGACCTCCCTTGACGTTTTGGTATACCAAAAGCTATACTTTGCCCAATGCGCCACCGGATTGAATTCCTAAGCCTAAACCCACCCGCCCCGTGGGCTTAGGTGCGATCCAGCGCTGCGGCTTCCGGGGACTTCCTCGGGAGTTTTTTGCGCTGTGTCATGGCGCGGGAGGTTAGCGGAAATGGGAAAAAGTCTGTACGAAAAGGTCTGGGAAGCCCACGCCATCAGGACGCTGCCGAGCGGCCAGACCCAGCTTTTCATCGACACCCACCTCATCCACGAGGTCACCTCGCCCCAGGCCTTCGGCATGCTCAAGGACCTGGGGCTCAAGGTGCGCTTCCCCGAGCGCACCTTCGCCACCGTGGACCACATCGTGCCGACGCACAGTCTGCTCGAGCCCTTTGCCGATCCCCAGGCCGATGAGATGATCCGGAAGCTGCGGGAGAACGTGCGCGAACACGGCATCACCTTTTTCGACGTGAGCAGCGGCCTGCAGGGCATCGTCCACGTGATCGGCCCCGAACAGGGCATCACCCAGCCGGGCATGACCATCGCCTGCGGGGATTCCCACACCTCGACCCACGGAGCCTTCGGGGCCATCGCCTTTGGCATCGGCACCACCCAGGTGAGGGACGTCTTGGCGACGCAAACCCTGGCCATGGGCAAGCTCAAGGTGCGGCGCATCAACGTCGATGGGCGGCTGCGGCCCGGGGTCTACGCCAAGGATGTGATCTTGCACATCATCAAGGTACTGGGCGTCAACGGCGGCCTCGGCTACGCCTACGAGTACGGCGGCAGCGTATTTGACAACTTCAGCATGGAAGAGCGCATGACCGTGTGCAACATGAGCATCGAAGGCGGGGCGCGTTGCGGCTACGTCAACCCCGATCAGACCACCTTCGACTACCTCAAAGGCCGTCCCTATGCGCCCAAGGGAGCCGAATGGGAGGCGGCAATCGAGCGCTGGAAAGCCCTGGCCTCCGATCCCGACGCCCACTACGACGACGTGGTGAACATCAAAGCCGAAGACATAGCCCCTACCGTGACCTGGGGCATCAACCCCGGCCAAGGCTGCGCCATTACCGACCGCGTGCCCGACCCCGCAGACTACCCCGAGTCCGAGCGATCCGGGCTGGAAGAGGCCCTCAAGCACATGAAGCTCCGGCCCGGCCAGCCCATCAAGGGTGTGAAGGTCAACGTGGCCTTCCTGGGAAGCTGCACCAACGGGCGCATCTCCGACTTCCGCGAGGTGGCGAAGTACCTCAAAGGGCGCAAGGTAGCCCCCGGCGTGCGGGCCATCGCGGTGCCGGGCTCGCAGGTAGTGGCCAAGCAATGCGAGGAGGAGGGCATCGCTGAGATCTTCCGCGAGGCCGGCTTCGAGTGGCGAGGAGCGGGCTGTTCGATGTGCTTGGCGATGAACCCGGATAAGCTGGTGGGCGATGAGCTGTGCGCCTCGAGTTCCAACCGCAACTTCAAGGGACGGCAGGGCTCGGCTACGGGCCGCACGGTGCTGATGAGCCCGGTGATGGTGGCTGCGGCAGCGGTGACGGGAGAGATCAGCGACGCACGCGAGGTGTTCGGCGTGGGAGAGCTGGTAGGAGCATAGGCACAAGGCGGCTCACGGCATTCGAGCGATCAGCGTGCGACGGAAGGAGTACATCAATGGCCCTGGAGAAAATCCGGCAAGTCACCGGACGTGCCGTGCACGTCCCCGGCAATGACATCGACACCGACCGCATCACCCCGGCTCGCTACCTGAAGGTGGTGACCTTCGACGGGCTGGGCGAGGCGCTTTTCTATGACGAGCGCTACGGCCCCGACGGCTCACACAAGCCCCACCCGCTCAACGACCCCCGCTTCAAAGGGGCTTCCATCATGCTGGTGGGAGCCAATTTCGGCTGCGGCTCCTCCCGCGAGCACTCCCCCCAGGCCATCTACCGCGCCGGCTTTAGGGCCCTCATCGGGGAGAGCTTCGCGGAGATCTTCTTCGGCAACGCCACCGCGCTCTCTATGCCCTGCGTGAGCGCGGACAAAGCCGACATCGAGCGCCTGGCGGCGGCGGTGGAGCAGAACCCGGCCCTCGAGGTCACGGTCGACGTAGAGCGGCTCGAGGTGCGCTACGCTGACCACTCCTTCCCGGTAAAGCTGCCCGAATCCGCGCAAAAGGCCCTGGTCTCGGGCCGCTGGGACCCCATCGCCGACCTTCTGGAAGCCGGCAGCTTGCTGGAAGAGTTCGACCGCAAGCTGCCCAAGGCTCTGAAGAGCTGACGCGTCCTGCGGCGTACGCAGGATGCCAGGCGTAATGATGTACAACGCTTGGCAGAAAGGAAACCATGCCCAAAATCGCCCTACTTCCTGGTGACGGCATCGGCCCCGAAGTGACCTATGCCGCCGTAGACGTGCTCAAAGCCGCCGATG
This genomic interval carries:
- a CDS encoding acetamidase/formamidase family protein produces the protein MATHRFQPTHYHTTLGPHAPVMRVAPGDTVITTCVDARGFDRHDRRVTPPGNPMTGPFFVEGAEPGDTLVVRLERLTPNRRRGWSGVLLAPNVLEPEQVPELARSGDFSARWNWAVDAEAGVARLDHPGSPLDGFELELDPMLGCFGVAPEGGQAISTATSGPHGGNMDYRGFRAGVTVYFPVFEPGALFFLGDGHALQGDGEIAGTGIEISMDVQFSLELVKGQRIFWPRGENGEFIFTVGNARPLDQCVQHATSEMLRWLEAGYGMEPQHASLLMGQCVRYELGNVFDPAYTMICKMPKSLLGRLSR
- a CDS encoding xanthine dehydrogenase family protein molybdopterin-binding subunit yields the protein MSSVVKPQVTPRWIGKAVKRLEDGKFITGKGTYLDDLTPSGTLHLALVRSLYAHARIVGIDAREALEVPGVLAVYTAADLPELYAPGSGGRDAKVVQHPVLAKDYVRYMGQPVAAVVATSRSAAQDALQKIYVDYEALDAVSDPLQAMRDETLVHPGLGTNHALKRRTSAGDVTEAFAKAHRIVGARMIQQRVAPTSMEPRGVLASWDGIRESLTIWSSTQMPHDLRSAIAEALGLAENQVRAVTPDVGGAFGAKINVYPEEVLAAHLARTLGRPVKWVESRSESFVATIHGRAQVADLEMALDAEGKILGLRGRVVADLGAYILETTLGNAPGTILMLQGPYEIPAIDLELVSVYTHATPTGAYRGAGRPEATYYLERLMDMAARELKLDPAEIRLRNLIKGPFPYKTLTGAKYDSGAYPETLQKLLELADYPALRAEQARARAEGRLLGIGLTTYVEITGYGWDTGGVRINPDGSAVVFTGTSPHGQGAGTGFAQIVAERLGIPLERISIVQGDTLAIPFGQGTAGSRTMSVGGSAILNAAEKVRAKVIRIAAHLLEAAPEDIVLTEEGWGVQGTDRVVSLEQIAQAAYNPRKLPPDLEPGLEGQATFNLKEANYPFGAHLALVEIERETGQVRVLRYVALDDVGVVINPLLVAGQQQGGVAQGLGQALYEGISYDELGYNRSTSFLEYNLPRADQVVWVEAHRGNTRSPTNPLGAKGIGEAGTIGATPTVVNAVMDALGLKHLDMPLTPEKVWRALRQG
- the kynU gene encoding kynureninase; the encoded protein is MTTQAELVALDQSDPLARKREEFALPEGLIYLDGNSLGALPKAVVEHLEHVVREQWGRDLITSWNKHGWIDLPARVGAKIARLIGAEPEEVIAADSTSVNLFKVLLAALKLRPERRVIVSDIDNFPTDLYIAQGVKQLLGESYELRLVKKDRLEVALDEHTAVLMLTEVDYRSGWRYDMAALTRLAQAKGALVIWDLAHSAGAFPVRLNACNADFAVGCGYKYLGGGPGAPAFLYVARRHQDSALPFLTGWLGHRAPFDFDPFYTPAEGVHRMKVGTPPVLSLSALDKALDVFADVDMEEVRRKSLRLSDLFIERMEPLCQRYGFELITPLEHERRGSQVAYAHPEGYAIMQALIAEGVIGDFRAPNILRFGFTPLYLRYAEVAEAVERLERVMSRELWKAERFRERAKVT
- the kynA gene encoding tryptophan 2,3-dioxygenase; translated protein: MNKPNPAEGAYTDFKNNLSYGDYLALDEILAAQRPLTPAHDEVLFIVIHQVSELWMKLIIHELEGAMKLLKQGIIDPSLKMLTRVCRAQEQMTSAWEVLKTMTPSDYLEFRSSFGQASGFQSYQYRLIEFLLGNRNPFMMRPHEHRLDQHALLQNALNSPSLYDLSLRILAQRGFAIPTEVLERDFTKPYEPNPAVLQAWLSVYRNTLEHWDLYYLAEKLIDVEDNFRRWRFNHLTTVERMIGHKRGSGGTSGVGYLKKALEVVLFPELWQVRTEL
- the leuC gene encoding 3-isopropylmalate dehydratase large subunit yields the protein MGKSLYEKVWEAHAIRTLPSGQTQLFIDTHLIHEVTSPQAFGMLKDLGLKVRFPERTFATVDHIVPTHSLLEPFADPQADEMIRKLRENVREHGITFFDVSSGLQGIVHVIGPEQGITQPGMTIACGDSHTSTHGAFGAIAFGIGTTQVRDVLATQTLAMGKLKVRRINVDGRLRPGVYAKDVILHIIKVLGVNGGLGYAYEYGGSVFDNFSMEERMTVCNMSIEGGARCGYVNPDQTTFDYLKGRPYAPKGAEWEAAIERWKALASDPDAHYDDVVNIKAEDIAPTVTWGINPGQGCAITDRVPDPADYPESERSGLEEALKHMKLRPGQPIKGVKVNVAFLGSCTNGRISDFREVAKYLKGRKVAPGVRAIAVPGSQVVAKQCEEEGIAEIFREAGFEWRGAGCSMCLAMNPDKLVGDELCASSSNRNFKGRQGSATGRTVLMSPVMVAAAAVTGEISDAREVFGVGELVGA
- the leuD gene encoding 3-isopropylmalate dehydratase small subunit, translated to MALEKIRQVTGRAVHVPGNDIDTDRITPARYLKVVTFDGLGEALFYDERYGPDGSHKPHPLNDPRFKGASIMLVGANFGCGSSREHSPQAIYRAGFRALIGESFAEIFFGNATALSMPCVSADKADIERLAAAVEQNPALEVTVDVERLEVRYADHSFPVKLPESAQKALVSGRWDPIADLLEAGSLLEEFDRKLPKALKS